The sequence below is a genomic window from Nitrospinota bacterium.
TTTTGTTCCTTTTGGCAGGCGCAAGCTCACAGGTTATGTGGTCTCCCTGTCCGATCACTGCGACCCGGCACTCACTTTAAAAAATATTGAAGATGTCCTCGACACAGCTCCGGTTCTCTCTAAGGAAATTCTGTCTTTGACCCGGTGGATCGCGGACTATTATCAGTCTTCATGGGGGGAAGCTGTCAAGGCCGCCCTGCCAGCGGGATTGGAGGATGAAGGCCGGGAACTCCTGACGCTTTCTCCTGAGGGTGCGGAAGCCCTGGCCGCTGGAGAAATGAAAGACTCCCTGGAAATCATCCTGAAAACAGTTCAAGAACGAGGGCAGATCACGCCAAAACAAATCCAGCGACTTTTGCTGAAAAAATTCAGCGCTCATGCACTGGCCCGGTTGAAACAAAGCGGGTGGGTCCGATCGCAATTGCAAATCAAGCGGAGTACCGTCGGTTACCAGTACGAAAAGCTGGCACGGCTGGTCACACCGGCCCCGGATGGACAGGAGGTGGATAAACTTCTCGCTCGCAGTCCCAAACAAAAAGAGGTTTATGCCTTGCTCATTGAGGGAGAAAAAACCCTGAAACAACTGGCCGCGAAAATTCCGTCCTATGCCGCGCCTTTTAAAAAGCTTCAAGAAAAGGGACTGGTGGACGTGGTGCCGATCAAGACTCAACGCCAGGACGACTCTGACACCTCCGGTTCCAGTGGAGGAACAGAAGCCCCCTTGCCTCTCACCCAGGACCAAAAACGAGCCTACGAGGAAATAAAGCGCTCGCTGGATGATTACGAGTATCAAACCTACCTGCTGCATGGTGTTACCGGCAGCGGAAAAACCGAGCTTTATATTCGTTGCATTCAAACGGCGCTGGATTTGAAAAAAACAGGAATCATGATGGTTCCTGAAATATCTCTGACCCCGCAAACGGTGTCGCGGTTTCACAAACGGTTTGGCAATAATGTAGCGATTCTGCACAGCGGGCTGTCGCAAAGAGAGCGTTATCAGGAATGGAAAAAAATTCAGGAGGGCCGCGTGTCCATCGTGGTCGGGGCGCGTTCCTCCATCTTTGCGCCGCTCAAAAATCTTGGTGTCATCGTCATCGACGAAGAACACGATTCTTCCTACAAGCAGGATTCCAGCCCACGCTACCATGCCCGAGACACGGCCATCGTCCGCGCCCGATCGGAAAAGGCGGTGGTGATTTTGGGCTCCGCGACCCCTTCCCTCGAATCTTTATCCAACACCGAGTCGGGAAAGTACCGCTACCTGTCACTGGACAAACGAGTTCAGAACCGCCTGCTTCCTGTCGTGCAAATCATCGACATGCAAAAAGAAAAAGATGAAAGTAAAAATTTCACCATTCTCTCAGGAAAACTCAAAACGGCAATCCGTCACCGGCTCGACCGGAAGGAGCAGGTGTTTCTGTTTCTCAACCGCCGCGGGACCGCCAACTACGTTTTCTGCAAGGAATGCGGATTTGTATTCGACTGCCATCATTGCAGCGTGACACTGACCTTTCATGGCAAGGAAAATCGGATCCGATGTCACTATTGCAATTATACCGCCCGCGTCCCGACAACCTGCGCCGACTGCCAGGGGGAAGTGATCAAGTTCAGCGGATTCGGCACGCAACGGCTGGAGGATGAAATCCACCGCTTGTATCCTGAAGCTAAAATCCTCCGCCTCGACCGGGACACCGCCCGCGATCGATCCGCCTTCGAGTCCATGCATCGGGTAATGACGGCAGGAGAAATCGATATCCTGATCGGAACGCAGATGATCACCAAAGGCCACGACTTCCCCAACGTCACCCTGGTGGGTGTAGTGCACGCCGACCTGTCGTTAAACATTCCCGATTTCCGCTCCGCCGAACGATCCTTTCAACTGCTCACCCAGGTGGCGGGCCGAGCCGGACGCGGCGAGGTTCCGGGGCAGGTGCTCATCCAAACCCATGAGCCTTCGCATTATGTGTTTGATTATGTGCAGACGCATGATTTTAATAACTTTTATAAAAAAGAAATCGTTTCCCGAAAGCAATTAAACTATCCTCCGTTCACACGCATGGCGGCCCTGGAAATCGAAAGCGAATCAGAAACCAGAGGCGAAACGGCGGTGGAGAAAATAAAAACGATTTTGATGAGAATGATTGGGCGCAACGGCGATATAGAATTGCTTGGGCCTTCCTGCGCGGCCCTGTACCGGATCAAAAATAAATTCCGCTGGCACATTCTGCTGAGGGCAAAAAAATCCCAGACCCTGCAAACCCTCCTCAACCAGTTCAGGGACCGGCAGGAATTAAAATCACCTTTTATGAACAAGATCAAACTATCCATTGATGTGGACCCGGTCAATCTTTTATAAACTTCTCATAGTTAAAACTTATTTAGAAAGCCGAACATGAAACTTTTTCGATCGCTGTATTACTGGGTCCTGCACCTGGCCGCCACCCCTTACGCCGTACCGGCCTTGTTTGCCATTTCGTTCATCGAATCCTCGTTCTTCCCGATTCCCCCGGACGTTTTGCTCATCGCCATGACCGTTGCCGTTCCTGCGTTGTGGATTCGATACGCAGCTTTATGCACCGGCGCTTCCGTGCTCGGCGGAATGTTTGGCTATCTCATCGGCTGGAAATTCATGGATGTCATCGGCTATAAAATTCTGGAGTTCTACCATTTGCAGGATAAATTTGAAAAAATTGGCGAACTGTATAAGCAATACGAAGCCTGGGCGGTAGCGGGCGCAGGGTTCACGCCGATCCCTTACAAACTTTTCACCTTGGCCGCCGGGGCGTTTAAAATCGATTTGCCGACCTTCGTTTTCGCATCGACCCTGGGACGGGGGGCGCGGTTTTTTGTGATCGGCTACCTCATCTATAAATTTGGACCCAAGGTCAAAGTGTTGATCGAAAAATATTTTGGCTGGTTCACCCTTTTCTTTTTCGTTTCATTGTTTCTTGGCTTTTACCTGTTAAAATTTGTTCTTTGATGAGGGGAGCTTGTGCGCATGGAACAACAACACATCATGGTTTTCGTCACTGCCGGGTCCGAAGAAGAAGCGGACAAACTCAGCCGCGGACTGGTCGAGGCAAAACTGGCCTTCTGCGTGAACGCCCTGCCAGGAGTCAAATCCACTTACTGTTGGGAAGATAAACTCTGCGTCGATGAGGAAATTCAGCTCATCATCAAAACCCGGTCCGAAAAATTCGAAATGCTGGAAGCCTGGGTGCGCAAAAACCATAGTTACTCTGTCCCGGAAATCATCGCCCTTCCCATCATCAAGGGATCGGAACCTTATCTGAAATGCATCGACGACTGGGTCTCAATAAAATGAGCCACGTAAAATTTTCCAAAGGCTGGGAAATTTCCGGCAATCTGGCAACACCGGAATCGGTCTACATGAACCGCCGAAAGTTTTTGCAAGGCGCCGCCCTGACCACGCTTGCCACCACGGCTCTGCTCAGCGGTTGCACATCGCGCCCACCGGACCCTGATGCCGAAATCGCTCTCAGCGAAATCGAAAAGAAAATTTATCCGGCGCAGCGCAATGAAAAATTCCAACTCGACCGCCCCTTGACATCGGAAAGAATCGCCGCGTCCTACAATAATTTTTACGAATTCACCAGCGTCAAGGAAGACGTCATCGTTCACGCGCA
It includes:
- the priA gene encoding primosomal protein N', with amino-acid sequence MNLTLTIEPPSPPPPSRDQKIFAQVVLNLPLREPFTYAVPEPFIPLLEPGMRVFVPFGRRKLTGYVVSLSDHCDPALTLKNIEDVLDTAPVLSKEILSLTRWIADYYQSSWGEAVKAALPAGLEDEGRELLTLSPEGAEALAAGEMKDSLEIILKTVQERGQITPKQIQRLLLKKFSAHALARLKQSGWVRSQLQIKRSTVGYQYEKLARLVTPAPDGQEVDKLLARSPKQKEVYALLIEGEKTLKQLAAKIPSYAAPFKKLQEKGLVDVVPIKTQRQDDSDTSGSSGGTEAPLPLTQDQKRAYEEIKRSLDDYEYQTYLLHGVTGSGKTELYIRCIQTALDLKKTGIMMVPEISLTPQTVSRFHKRFGNNVAILHSGLSQRERYQEWKKIQEGRVSIVVGARSSIFAPLKNLGVIVIDEEHDSSYKQDSSPRYHARDTAIVRARSEKAVVILGSATPSLESLSNTESGKYRYLSLDKRVQNRLLPVVQIIDMQKEKDESKNFTILSGKLKTAIRHRLDRKEQVFLFLNRRGTANYVFCKECGFVFDCHHCSVTLTFHGKENRIRCHYCNYTARVPTTCADCQGEVIKFSGFGTQRLEDEIHRLYPEAKILRLDRDTARDRSAFESMHRVMTAGEIDILIGTQMITKGHDFPNVTLVGVVHADLSLNIPDFRSAERSFQLLTQVAGRAGRGEVPGQVLIQTHEPSHYVFDYVQTHDFNNFYKKEIVSRKQLNYPPFTRMAALEIESESETRGETAVEKIKTILMRMIGRNGDIELLGPSCAALYRIKNKFRWHILLRAKKSQTLQTLLNQFRDRQELKSPFMNKIKLSIDVDPVNLL
- a CDS encoding DedA family protein → MKLFRSLYYWVLHLAATPYAVPALFAISFIESSFFPIPPDVLLIAMTVAVPALWIRYAALCTGASVLGGMFGYLIGWKFMDVIGYKILEFYHLQDKFEKIGELYKQYEAWAVAGAGFTPIPYKLFTLAAGAFKIDLPTFVFASTLGRGARFFVIGYLIYKFGPKVKVLIEKYFGWFTLFFFVSLFLGFYLLKFVL
- a CDS encoding divalent-cation tolerance protein CutA, whose amino-acid sequence is MEQQHIMVFVTAGSEEEADKLSRGLVEAKLAFCVNALPGVKSTYCWEDKLCVDEEIQLIIKTRSEKFEMLEAWVRKNHSYSVPEIIALPIIKGSEPYLKCIDDWVSIK